One Bombus pyrosoma isolate SC7728 linkage group LG11, ASM1482585v1, whole genome shotgun sequence DNA segment encodes these proteins:
- the LOC122572343 gene encoding uncharacterized protein LOC122572343 encodes MGNNVSGDLHDNKNYPRFCDNEDTMTFKSLMNFGGYKDSYYPNVDRYHSGPAGGYHHSGSGGYHHSESGGYHHSSRGGKGKGGDKGAALSALTLLAFLFLLNIMQQSMQDQNPIITTTAATIVLRDNDQPVVVDAKEEKENTKREEAKPAGSYRTPAKSKIQRLNSQYIK; translated from the exons ATGGGGAACAATGTATCTGGAGATCTTCatgataacaaaaattatccTCGCTTCTGCGACAACGAGGACACT ATGACGTTTAAATCCTTGATGAACTTTGGAGGCTACAAGGATTCTTATTATCCTAACGTTGATAGGTACCACAGTGGCCCTGCTGGTGGCTACCATCACAGCGGATCTGGAGGATACCATCACAGCGAATCTGGAGGATACCATCATAGTTCACGAGG tGGTAAAGGTAAAGGAGGCGACAAGGGAGCTGCACTTAGTGCTCTAACGTTGCTTGCTTTTCTCTTCTTACTGAACATCATGCAG CAATCGATGCAGGACCAGAATCCCATAATAACGACCACAGCGGCAACGATTGTTCTGCGTGACAACGATCAGCCAGTGGTGGTGGACGcgaaggaggaaaaggagaaTACTAAGAGGGAGGAGGCGAAGCCCGCCGGTAGTTACAGGACGCCAGCAAAATCCAAAATCCAAAGGCTTAACAGtcaatatattaaatga